The Zingiber officinale cultivar Zhangliang chromosome 9A, Zo_v1.1, whole genome shotgun sequence genome window below encodes:
- the LOC122019573 gene encoding ras-related protein Rab7-like, translating into MSTAHRSSRILVVSPSALVISASRTRSSSVGKTSLMNQYPSSSSLFVFSVNLSLLSTFSGLLNLTIRYVHKKFTQQYKVTIGADFVTKEILVDDRLVTLQIWDTAGQERFQSLGVAFYKGVDCCVLVYDVNVRRSFDTLDNWHDEFLNQLFDVVKTGCESHILFRLEHLDISDIGSYT; encoded by the exons atgagcacag CCCACCGCTCGTCGCGGATTTTGGTTGTCTCACCCTCAGCTCTTGTTATTTCGGCGTCGAGAACTCGTTCATCGAG TGTTGGAAAGACGTCGCTGATGAACCAGTATCCTTCATCATCCTCTTTGTTTGTCTTCTCTGTAAATCTAAG CCTTCTATCTACATTTAGTGGTCTCTTAAACCTCACCATTAGATATGTGCACAAAAAGTTCACGCAGCAGTATAAGGTCACCATTGGCGCTGATTTTGTCACCAAGGAAATTCTAGTTGATGACAGACTCGTTACCTTGCAG ATTTGGGATACTGCAGGACAAGAAAGATTCCAGAGTCTTGGTGTTGCATTCTACAAAGGAGTTGACTGCTGCGTCTTGGTCTATGATGTTAATGTTCGAAGATCATTTGACACTCTTGATAATTGGCATGATGAATTTCTTAATCAG cTTTTTGATGTTGTGAAAACAGGATGTGAATCACATATCCTTTTTAGACTTGAACATCTTGATATCAGTGATATAGGAtcttatacataa
- the LOC122020620 gene encoding uncharacterized protein LOC122020620, protein MVSSQFFSPGMLLSSDTPHRLSAVARPSSCRSRPSRWPRFSPPASSTKASWADLSGSSNDGVGGWFLPRRRTIEEMKYAGPRLHFVTLGASAAIFWAALTYFCQLKKGFKFCFTIPPNVIQEKLMPLTSEKHPEGDVASSKSNVDQISESKVEEEELNGNALAEPGGRKEVAIPVAPDIIQQEAVSVLIKLKIMEDDVIAEELCTRSEYARWFVKINCLERNPKYKILSKPVIVGPVITFFDDVNPDNPDFWYIQSLAEVGIVLSKLSALTSTSTLDNGVSGQKNFQFLPQSFLSRFDLLNWKALLEYSLPSKFDEEMLRNEVNILDITTDRDVSPHILVDLMAGDNSITRRTFGNIRRLQPCKPVTKAQAAVVLTSGRMAEAIQHEISRLEAEKMSRLHDEEEIKSELIQKGDIQRFWQGELEKEQDRFLVVEKELKVALLSLENEKKALNDSLIDYVKEKGALSCREKLQKCLKEEVDQMYDNLSSERADLLSEQQNLERYSAELCAKQDAVVEAKSILEAEKEAIRIVRSWVEEEAMQMRSRADVLEQAVLRWRYNSGSGHSQNFSSNSECSD, encoded by the exons ATGGTCTCCTCGCAGTTTTTCTCCCCGGGAATGCTCCTCTCAAGCGACACGCCGCATCGACTCTCCGCCGTCGCCCGCCCGTCTTCCTGCCGCTCCAGGCCTTCCAGGTGGCCGAGATTCTCGCCTCCCGCTTCCTCTACCAAAGCTTCTTGGGCTGATCTGAGTGGAAGCTCAAATGACGGCGTCGGAGGCTGGTTCCTCCCTAGACGCCGAACGATCGAGGAAATGAAATATG CGGGGCCGAGACTTCACTTCGTAACCCTTGGGGCTTCTGCAGCGATTTTTTGGGCCGCGCTCACGTATTTCTGTCAGTTAAAGAAAG GCTTTAAGTTTTGCTTTACTATTCCACCAAATGTGATTCAAGAGAAGTTGATGCCATTAACGTCTGAAAAACATCCAGAAGGGGATGTTGCATCCTCCAAATCTAATGTTGATCAGATTTCAGAGTCCAAGGTTGAGGAAGAAGAGTTGAATGGGAATGCTTTAGCAG AACCTGGAGGGAGAAAAGAAGTTGCTATTCCAGTTGCACCCGACATCATTCAACAGGAAGCTGTATCTGTCTTGATAAAGCTGAAG ATTATGGAAGATGATGTCATTGCTGAGGAATTGTGTACCAGGAGCGAATATGCAAGATGGTTTGTCAAAATCAATTGTTTAGAAAG GAACCCAAAATACAAGATACTCTCAAAGCCTGTGATTGTTGGTCCAGTCATTACATTCTTTGACGATGTGAATCCTGACAACCCTGATTTTTGGTACATTCAGT CACTTGCAGAAGTCGGCATAGTCCTCAGCAAACTCTCTGCTTTGACCTCTACTAGCACATTGGACAATGGTGTTAGCGGccaaaaaaattttcaatttttaccaCAAAG TTTCCTATCACGATTTGATCTTCTAAACTGGAAAGCTCTCTTAGaatattcactcccctctaaaTTTGATGAGGAG ATGTTAAGAAATGAAGTGAACATTCTTGATATTACCACCGATAGAGATGTATCACCACATATATTGGTAGATCTGATGGCCGGTGACAACAGCATAACAAGAAGAACTTTTG GTAACATTAGACGACTTCAACCATGCAAACCTGTGACCAAAGCACAAGCAGCAGTAGTATTGACTAGTGGCAGAATGGCAGAGGCAATTCAACATGAAATATCAAGACTCGAGGCTGAAAAGATGTCTAGGCTACATGACGAGGAGGAAATCAAATCTGAGTTGATACAAAAAGGTGATATACAGAGGTTTTGgcagggggagttagaaaaagaACAGGATCGATTTTTAGTGGTCGAAAAGGAACTCAAAGTTGCATTGCTCAGTCTGGAGAATGAGAAAAAAGCTCTAAATGACAGTCTAATTGACTATGTAAAAGAGAAAGGAGCACTCTCCTGTCGTGAAAAACTGCAAAAATGTCTGAAAGAGGAAGTTGATCAAATGTATGATAATCTCTCAAGTGAGAGAGCTGATCTTTTATCTGAGCAGCAAAATTTGGAAAGATACTCTGCTGAACTATGTGCAAAGCAGGATGCAGTTGTTGAAGCTAAATCAATCTTGGAAGCCGAAAAAGAAGCTATCAGGATTGTTAG GTCTTGGGTGGAGGAAGAAGCAATGCAAATGCGGAGTAGAGCTGATGTCCTCGAACAAGCTGTACTGAGATGGCGATACAACAGCGGGTCTGGGCATTCGCAGAATTTTTCATCCAACAGCGAGTGCTCAGATTGA